A region from the Arachis ipaensis cultivar K30076 chromosome B01, Araip1.1, whole genome shotgun sequence genome encodes:
- the LOC107605263 gene encoding protein ALP1-like: MDSKQKMKVIACLILHFELMNDLMIKLLIICYVLIILQWKKKKRKWNDSYSRQVIRDVSVDRIIYFSDLACIENTRMDRCAFHALCNMLKRVGRLEPSRNMGVEEMVAMFLHIIAHDVKIRVIKRQFVRSEETISRRFNDVLLAILRCHNLLLKKPQPFSQDKMDERWKWFKDCLGALDGTHIKVNVLEADKPRYRNRKGDITTNVLGVVAPDMQFIYVLAGWEGSAADSRVLRDALFCNGFSVPQGHYYLCDAGYMNCEGFLAPYRGQKYHLSEFNPHNYLILGVF, encoded by the exons ATGGATTCCAAACAGAAGATGAAAGTTATTGCCTGCTTGATTTTACATTTCGAATTAATGAATGACCTTATGATTAAGTTGTTGATAATTTGCTATGTTTTGATTATATTGCaatggaaaaaaaagaaaagaaaatggaatgATAGTTATAGTAGGCAAGTAATAAGAGATGTTAGTGTTGATAGGATTATTTATTTTAGTGATCTAGCATGTATAGAAAACACAAGAATGGATAGATGTGCCTTTCATGCATTGTGTAACATGCTTAAAAGGGTTGGAAGGTTAGAACCAAGTAGGAATATGGGTGTGGAAGAAATGGTTGCCATGTTTTTACATATTATAGCACATGACGTCAAAATTAGAGTAATAAAGAGACAATTTGTGAGATCTGAAGAAACAATTAGTAGGCGGTTTAATGATGTATTGCTTGCTATTTTGAGATGTCATAATCTCTTACTGAAGAAACCTCAACCATTTAGCCAGGATAAAATGGATGAACGATGGAAATGGTTTAAA GATTGCCTAGGAGCCTTAGATGGTACTCATATCAAAGTCAATGTCCTTGAGGCTGATAAGCCTAGATATCGAAACAGAAAAGGTGACATAACAACCAATGTGCTTGGAGTGGTTGCTCCCGATATGCAATTTATCTACGTACTAGCGGGTTGGGAGGGTTCAGCTGCGGATTCTAGGGTATTGCGAGATGCACTATTTTGCAATGGGTTTAGTGTTCCCCAAG GTCATTATTACTTATGTGATGCTGGATATATGAATTGTGAAGGATTTTTGGCACCTTATAGAGGACAAAAATATCATTTGAGTGAGTTTAATCCACATAATTATTTGATattaggggtattttag